A segment of the Yersinia rochesterensis genome:
CCCATGCTCGAAAAGGTGCCCCTCGGACAACAAATGTGTCAGGGCACCTCAAGAATATGAGCTATTATTTAGCAACTGTAATAAGGACACTATTTAAGGCGTATTACCTTTCTATACATTAAATAACATTCTGATATGAACAGGCGATTTGGGCTGCCAACTTCGCATTATTAAATACCAGCTGAATATTGGCGTTTAAACTGTCACCACCGGTTAGTTCAGCTACTCTGGCTAATAGGAATGGTGTACTTTCCTTACCGATAACGCCCTGCTCTTCTGATTCTTTAACTGCCTGCTCAATAGCAGCATTAATCATACTTTCTGATAGCGCATATTGTTCAGGAATTGGATTAGCAACAACCATTCCCCCGCGTAGCCCCATTCCCCACTTGGCATTCATTGCTGCAGCAATTTGTTCCGCTGTGTTTAAAGTAATACTGACCTCAAATGGACTGGTACGGCAAAAGAATGCAGGTAGTGAGCGAGTTTGATAACCAATAACCGGAACGCCATTGGTTTCCAGATATTCAGTTGTTAAACCTAAGTCTAAAATAGATTTAGCCCCTGCACAGACCACGGTTACATTTGTTTTCGCCAGTTCTTGTAAGTCTGCTGAAATATCAAATGTCGTTGCCGCGCCCCGGTGTACACCGCCGATACCTCCAGTTGCAAAGACTTTAATATTGGCCATTTCCGCAATAATCATGGTGGAAGCCACTGTTGTTGCACCATGTTGCCCATTAGCCACCACAAAAGGTAAATCACGGCGGCTGACTTTCATGATGCTATGACCTTCCTTCCCCAACAATTCTATTTCATCACGGGATAAACCCGCTTTCATTCGGCCATTTATTACAGCAATTGTGGCAGGGATTGCGCCATTTTCACGAATTTTCTGTTCAACAAGTAAAGCCGTTTCAACATTTTGTGGGTAAGGCATCCCATGAGAAATAATAGTGGATTCCAATGCCACGACGGCTTTATTTTGCGCCAAGGCCTGCGCAACTTCTGGTGAAATATCTAAATAAGATTGT
Coding sequences within it:
- a CDS encoding pseudouridine-5'-phosphate glycosidase, with translation MKNNEVAQSYLDISPEVAQALAQNKAVVALESTIISHGMPYPQNVETALLVEQKIRENGAIPATIAVINGRMKAGLSRDEIELLGKEGHSIMKVSRRDLPFVVANGQHGATTVASTMIIAEMANIKVFATGGIGGVHRGAATTFDISADLQELAKTNVTVVCAGAKSILDLGLTTEYLETNGVPVIGYQTRSLPAFFCRTSPFEVSITLNTAEQIAAAMNAKWGMGLRGGMVVANPIPEQYALSESMINAAIEQAVKESEEQGVIGKESTPFLLARVAELTGGDSLNANIQLVFNNAKLAAQIACSYQNVI